The Triticum aestivum cultivar Chinese Spring chromosome 7B, IWGSC CS RefSeq v2.1, whole genome shotgun sequence genome window below encodes:
- the LOC123159194 gene encoding protein GLUTAMINE DUMPER 6-like: MRPIREGEALVGVAGAPAAAAGHGAHPGLWRTPTPYLFLGFALMMGLIAVALLVLVCTRRKPSGSSRRGTAGEEASARGMAPLDREPKVVVIMAGDDMPSFLASARPFAFPAVNAAETGEQRQVDAA, encoded by the coding sequence ATGAGGCCGATCAGAGAAGGCGAGGCGCTGGTGGGAGTCGCCGGGGCTCCGGCAGCGGCGGCCGGCCACGGCGCGCACCCGGGGCTGTGGAGGACGCCCACGCCGTACCTCTTCCTCGGCTTCGCGCTCATGATGGGGCTCATCGCCGTGGCGCTGCTGGTGCTCGTCTGCACGCGCCGCAAGCCGTCGGGCTCGTCGCGGCGGgggaccgccggcgaggaggcgtccGCGCGCGGGATGGCGCCGCTCGACCGGGAGCCCAAGGTCGTCGTCATCATGGCCGGCGACGACATGCCGTCCTTCCTCGCCAGCGCCAGGCCGTTCGCGTTCCCCGCCGTGAACGCCGCCGAAACCGGCGAGCAGCGGCAGGTGGACGCGGCGTAG